The sequence below is a genomic window from Cucumis melo cultivar AY chromosome 5, USDA_Cmelo_AY_1.0, whole genome shotgun sequence.
tGGTGCGATGATCTGAAGTTAGTAAGAATATAATATGTCAAGGGGAGTTTAAGCCATAAAAATTTTTATGCATTACTTTTTATGATGTTGGAAGTTTCGTCTCTGTTAGTACCATTATTGTTTTTGAGAACTtagaaagatgaaaaattattttgtgaaaaatatTGTTGAAATGTCTTGAATTTGTTAATTTACTTGGCTCTTCAAATAACCACGAAATCTGAGCTATTTATGTATTTGTCATCTTTCTATTATTTAGGTTGATGAACCTCTAAAGTTTAGTGGGATGTGATATATATAAACTCACCTAGAGGACCTCTATTTTGTAgctttttttaaagaaaaacttcAATAATAAAACCGTTCTCCTTCTATATGTAGCGAACATACCACTATTAGTAACAGTATAAACTTTTGtattagctttttttttttttttatttgtcgACTCCCTAATTAACGAATACGATGTGTCATTTTTTTTTCCCCTAAAATTGTCACCTCAATATAATAGACACAAAATGTAATTTTTAAGCCATATATCAATATCATGCTACATCCAATATAATCTTATGGggcatttcatttttttcaaaagtttgaCATCATTTGTCCAAGTATATAATCAACGGTTTGATATTGACATAAAATACAAATGGATATTTTTAtgatatcataaaaaaataaaaatggttaataaattcattaacaaaaaaatgtgTACCAAAAGTGAGGTATCTAAAGggttttttatagaaaaaaaatcaaagataaGAATACAATTTAAATTATAGTTAAGCTTTGTGTTCATGTAGggtttattttgaaaattcGTCTAACATATCGTCGTATTTAAAACACTATATCCGATAGTAATTAACATGAACATAGTTTAGAGAGGTATGTAATTGATAAAGCTTTgatttacaaatatattttattaactATATAGGTCTAACCAATTTGTTGTATCAAAAtaaacatatttatatatatcgACTTGAATTGAACTATTTTACGTTTCAATatgaaacaaaaaatttaaaacttatggagtatataataaatagtttacaaaggaaaaaaaaaatgagagacataaaaacataaacacaAACCCTAATTATTATTTCACTTAAAGCCATAAACAAACCCACACTAAAATTCAATTAGTcaaaaacttttaaattaaaatttggtctTATAAAAACACAAGACTCCAACATCCTTAACAAAGTCAATATTATTGAAAAAACAACGATTGCAGGCCATTGTATTACATAGTAAGATCATAATACTATGAAATATTGGAGAGATGACAAATATTCTCCCATTCTTATTCACATTTCCAACATTGGAGATTTCACTTTTCCCCTctgtatataaattaaattcataCTCTCATGCATTAACACAACAAATTCTccaagaaaaaacaaaacaaaatatggAGACAAGAAGTATGGTGACGTTTGTAATGTTGTTGTGTTCATGTCTTGTAATGATGTCCAAAGCTCAAAGTGGGAGTAACGTTAGAGCAACATTTAACTTATACAATGCTCCACAAATCAATTGGGATTTGAATGCTGTGAGTGCATTTTGTTCAACTTGGGATGCAAATAAACCTTTGGAATGGCGTAGCCAATATGGATGGACTGCCTTTTGTGGCCCTATTGGACCTCATGGCCAAGACTCTTGTGGCCTATGTTTATTAGTATGTGTTTTCACACCATTTATTAATTGGCTACACTTACGATCGGTTTGAAACAACTTTAAAATATCATACGTAAACATTATTTAGAAAGGTATATCCATCACCTTTTTCCCTTATCAACAACATCAGACTTGCACTATACCATATACCTTTAACAAGTTCTTTTTACATTCGTCGTTTTTGTCATGTGTACATATTAAAAATTAGTTTCATCtccaaatatttaatatatctCACTAAATTATTTTACATATATATGTGTGGATGAAGGATGATAATAATTTGTCTTATGACGAAAACAATTAATTAAGGTATGAATATGCAGGTGACTAATGTTCAAACAGGAGTTCAAGAAACAGTGAGAATTGTAGATCAATGTAGTAATGGAGGGTTAGATTTGGACGTTGGAGTGTTTCAAAGTCTCGACACCGATGGAAATGGCAATGCTAATGGCTTTCTCACAGTCAACTATGATTTTGTGAATTGTTGATGCTCTCATCCTACAAACGTATGTAAGCAAGACAAGAGGGGAAATTTTATGTTATGCCCAAAATAAACTTATTcgaattaattaaatttcaattttatcagTAACTTTCATTTTGTATTTATAAAGATATATATCACGtcgtaataaataaataaatatatatagtcATTATTGTCATTACGTTGAAGTTAAgatttttaaaagtattaaGACATCTTGAAAAACATGAACTCTatattattctatttttataGTTAATCATTGATTTATCCTTTTGGTATGATTATTAGAATTATAATTACATagaaaatatcaataaaaatgTTGAAAGTTGAAAACTTGTTAAGTGATATAAACTATCAAAGtattatgaatgtcaactatgATTTTGGGAATGGTTGGTGTCTACAAAACATGAACGAAACGGACAACATTGATTGTGTGTGATTATTAATAAACCTTATTGTCGTCACACTCAACTTTATGATTGTATATTAAAGTTTCAAAATCTTCCTATCtcatctttttattaaaatataattaaaaataatctaTCTCAGTAATCAACAATTTTGTACAATGATTGAGCAGAAAATGTAGATATGTATACTTGGAATTAATACATGAAAAGTTATGGTTGAACTGAGCAATTGGGTGAACGGTGAAAAAATGAATACAACCATTACTTCCATTTTAAGAAATTTGGGTGATTGATTCAAAGAGACAAACCAGAATCTTCATCCTCATCCAAGGATGAAGCATAGACAAAATATAGAGCCCAAATTAAACCAAACATCCCAGCCAAAATCCACCCAAGAAGGTTGTTGCTCAAACCAAAAGGCAGCCCTGTCCCTTCTGTGCTCATCCTCTCATCCACCAGCGCCACCGCAGGTCCTGCTGCCGCCAATGCAGCCATCGCCACTGCGGCCACTGTCCCCGGAACCATGCTTTCTTCTGACTTCTTCCCTTCTGGCTTCTCTTCCACCTTACATTTTATCCTTCCCATCTTCATCTTTTGCAACGTGGGCAACCCTGGAAAAAGTACGCTATATCAGTTTAAATGTATGTTTAGATCAGTGGAAGTATGTTTAGATAAAAATGTACACACCATGCTCCCTCTTACCTATTTCCTCCTTATTCGATAATGAAATTTGTCGGTCCATCAAGACGGATAGCAAAAGGGAAAAGGCTGGATTGAACAAAAGTCAACCCAATTTAACCTTTCATGTTTCACACATATTCTTTGTCAAATCTAATCTTATTGTCTATATTTAACATATTTGATTAATAAGAAACTAGAGACTTGTTTGGGAGTGATTTTGAGATTGCTAAAATCACCTTTGTCGTATGGAAAATCACTCTCAGTTCTCAAACATGCTTTTCCACCAttcaaaatcaacaaaaaatttGGTTCTACACTTTTGATTGCTCTTTTCATACAACCAAAATTTCTCTTGGGATTTCAAAGCGATTTTAAAAATTGGGTCAAAACCCAGTTCAGTTGTTGAAAGGAAGAGTAAGAAGGTTGAAGCTTTTTCCGTAATTGGGTAACAAAAAGTAGTGAAAAAGCTGTTTGGAAACGAAGAAACTTACTGGGAGCTGCCATTGTTGAGGATGGAAGAAGCTTGGATGATCCTTTGAGTAAAAGCCTGGAGTGAGGAAGCAGAGTAGAAGCCATGTTTGCAGCTAAAAACACCTGCTTGAGGATGAAGGGAAATGCTTTTGTTTGGCTGTAAAACTTGGATCtcgtgttcttttttttttttttgtgttttaaaGTTGAGGGTAATgaaaagttttcatttttatgcACCACACAGTTTGGATATGAGAACAGCCAAAGAGTTTTGTATACTCAATCCTTATTCATCCAATATTTGCTCTCCACGTGTACCACCCATCCATTTGCATCAGTGAAATATTGAGTCATAGTCTATGACTAATGGTGTTGTTGATGGCTTTGTGggagaaaaataaagaaatgagaagattaaaaaaactatataaaaaaagaaaagagttcTCATACTGAATAGTATGTAATTACTTAAGTTGCGCCCATATAATATTTGACCCGACTTTTTCGTTTTTTCTAACCATTTGCGTGTTATGAAATTTTCTTTGTACTTACCACTCTTTCCCCCGTTCTGTTGCAGGTATGATAAAACGCCACACAGTGTATATCGTCACTGTTACATCTTTGTCATGCCACATAATGTCATCGTTTGCTAATTGAGTGACTTCGATGACATAAAAGTTTATGTTTGCTGATCTGAGTGAAAAGCATCGTCGCCAGAGGTGGAAGAAAGGGAGAATTGGTGAGAACTATACATGCGAGTGAGAGGGATTACgaaaaagaaagttttcttGAGTGGGAGAGGAGAAAGTCTGAGGACAGGGGAGAAAGCTAAAAATAAATTAGGTGGGACTatttttttatcctttctttttcttcttattacTTGGGGAGAATTCAATCTCGAGGGACGTAATATACTATATGTCACCCAGCATCtcatcttttcctttccatACAAATATCAACATTTTATAGACTAACGTAGCTCAATTCTCAAGACAGTAGCAGTCTTTGCAGACAAATCTAGTAAAAAGAGTGAGGAACAAGTAAAAGGAGCCAAAAATGGAATAAGAGGCAGAATTGGACCAATTGTTCATTATATGTGGGTATACCAATGAAATAAAACAATCAAAGAATTCAGGTTTATAATAATCATCTGGCATGTTCGCACAAATATGACGAACCCGAAGACTTCGGGTCCGGATTCTGACGCTCATTAAAATAACAAGAAGATGTAAACGACGTACAGAAGCAAAAACAGGATTGGGTTTAGAAATTTGTCAAGGGGTTTGGACTTTTCGACAGTATGATAGAACCATAACGAAGTCCTTTGCAGATGAGCCAACAGATGCTGGTACTTTCTTTGCTGTTGATGCCGTCCGAAACCACAAGTCGACTAAGTTCTGTAGCTGCTGTGTTGGCAGCACTGGCTGGCCCCGACACAAGATTTCCACCTGTGACGTAACATGATTTAGATACATATACATATTGGCAAAGCATTGTGGTGCTTTGAGATCAACCAGAAGCTATTTTTGTCTACATTTCAGAGACAAATGAAAAATCTCATTTATGTATGTTATGATTAAGTAGATGTCAACACGTTTCTCAAGGATTTAAACAGTAATTTCACAAATTCATGCTGAAAGAATTTGTTAATCATAGTTTGAGAAAATCTATGAGGCTTTTTTAGATAAATCCAACATATTCTAAATGACAAAAGGTACCATACTCTTTTGTTcaaccaataaaataaattgtATCCATGGAAGAAAATGTCAATTTTTTCTTATATTGCAGGTTGAACAATGAGAATCAAAGAATACATAGTTGATGTTTCTATTTCGTTGTGAGAATATCattaattagaaaaatatatGTACACCAATAAATATCACTAACGTGAGATGAATACTAATAATAAGCATTTTTAGTCATGAGATGTTTATTTCTTTGGAAGGTTGAAGAACTCACCTCAGCTTCACTCTTAAGATCTAGTTTCTTTACAAGATACTTTTGGATGGAAGAAACAGGCATTTTCCCATCCCTGTAATGTAATAAATGAATAAACCAAAAATCAGAACATCATAGTACTCAGCAAGTGAGCATCAGTTACTTCAAATATCTTAACATTGTCCCAAAGGAATTACATGGAAACTGTTTGGTTTGACAATACAAATTTCAACTGAACTATActataattataaatttgaaattaaaaacaaaaaaaagaccATCACGCTTTCAAACCATGATTTAAAAACTTAATCAGCACAAAAATTAAAAGTAGGGGATCAAAGATCATTTTCCTCCTAGAGAGTTGTAACATTAATGTTTTGCCACATCATTGAAAAGTATGTAAAGATATCACAAGTCTATTTGCTATCTTTTTAATGTATTTCaaaaaactaaatgaaataataagaTGAGAGGAACTTACTTTATTCTCAAGTACGGAGTTGATATTTGAGGCAACGGAAAACCACCTTTCCTAAAACTTTTAATAACAAATCAGTTGGTAACAAACTTAAAAACAGATTCCACTTTAAAAATATACGAAAGGTGGAGTAAATTACCTGTCCTCCGAAGCTATTAATGTGAACCAGATTGGACTATTTCTTCTACATTTAGCAGCTGACGCATCAAGCACGAGTTGTGCTGGAGAACCAAGCTCACCAGATGCAGCTGCTTTGTTGCGAGCAGTTGCCCTCAACCTTTTGCGTTTCATGGTTTCTGGGAGTGACGTGGTCCCATTATTATGGTTATCTTTTGCCTTTGGGTTGCTTCCGTGCTCCTTATTTCTTGCTTTTGGCATATATAATCCATAATTTGGAGCTCCAAGTGACAGTGCTTTCTCCTTACTTTCTTGTGCATCAACATCGCAATCAGCAACATTAGATGGTTCTAGTTTGGCTGTTGATGACCCTTGGAAATTTAGCTTGGTAGACTTCGTTCGGTTAGCAGCTTCAACCAAACAATTCAATGGTGTCCAGAGATCAGCTTTTCCTTCTACTGCTTCTACATTATTCTTGAGATGCTCGTGTCTTAGACTGTTAGAAGGCTCAGCCATAGATGAGTCCTGCAACAAATTCGTACATCTATCACTGTTGAATGTTTTCAGAATGCTACAATTTTGAGAACTTTTCCTATATTCTAACAATGTTTCTACAACATAAACTGCACATTAAGTAAATCCCCTTACCTGCCTTCTCTGCCGAAAGCGAACACTTTTCAAATATTCAGAAGAGCTGGAACTAGTTGTATGATCTTTTCCagaatcttcttctttctttagcGGTTCCTCGGTGCCAAAATTACATCCTCGTAAAGCAGCAGCCGTTCTTCCAACATTCTTGGATCTTCTTCCAGTCAAACCACCACTCTGCATTGACACTTTGGGAGTGTTTACGACCAATGAAGATAGCGATCTCTCCTTCCTTTTTACAGGCAATGAAGCCAAGGGTGAAATTTCAGGTGCACAAATCTTTCTCCGTTTGAGCGGGAATATTTTGGCCCTTATATCTTGTAAATTGTGGTCTGGCCTgcaaaagataaataaaaatctaaatttGGCTGCTGATTTCATGGAATTGTTCCAGCACCGTATGGATCGATATTCAATAATACAAATCTTGAAAATCTATTTTCAAGCATatttagaaagaagaaaaaggtacTATTTTCAGTCGGCATATTCAAGATGCTTATAAAACTAAATGACTGAGCGGCCAAAAGAAAGTGTCTAAATTATAGCATTACAAAATCCCATCCAAGAAAACACCAAATTAGAGTCCTTTTTGAAACCCGTTAATCCATATGGATTTACAGGCAAGAGAAAGGTTCTAGAGTTTAGCAATAAGAAATCAAATCCAAGGAAACAACAAACTGAAGTCCTTTCAATAAATTGTGGATCTTAAATGAGTTATTTTACATCTTGAAAGCCATTGTATTAACAGCATCTTGTCTTCCTTTCTTGCGATGGTTGTATGAGAAGTTctaagaaagaagaaaacaatGAATGATTTTTCAGATCAGCATCGCTTGGGCAAAGCACAGCTCCTCCACACATTCAGCACAAAGTATGCATTTCCAGAATCTTTCCACTAAATATCTCTGCAGAAAAGTTGACATTTTCATTGAAATCCTCAGTTATGCCTGAAAACAAAGAGGTAGTGTGTAATAAACCTAGGGACATCTTCATGGTTTGGTGGCTACTTTAGCAAACTAAATTTTAGACAACTTTGATTGGAAGATCCCAGGCGCAGTTTTAAACCATGTAATTCTGTTCTGTTTCTGTTAATAATCTAG
It includes:
- the LOC103496095 gene encoding photosystem II reaction center W protein, chloroplastic-like produces the protein MASTLLPHSRLLLKGSSKLLPSSTMAAPRLPTLQKMKMGRIKCKVEEKPEGKKSEESMVPGTVAAVAMAALAAAGPAVALVDERMSTEGTGLPFGLSNNLLGWILAGMFGLIWALYFVYASSLDEDEDSGLSL
- the LOC103496108 gene encoding E3 ubiquitin protein ligase DRIP2-like isoform X5, coding for MAFKMPDHNLQDIRAKIFPLKRRKICAPEISPLASLPVKRKERSLSSLVVNTPKVSMQSGGLTGRRSKNVGRTAAALRGCNFGTEEPLKKEEDSGKDHTTSSSSSEYLKSVRFRQRRQDSSMAEPSNSLRHEHLKNNVEAVEGKADLWTPLNCLVEAANRTKSTKLNFQGSSTAKLEPSNVADCDVDAQESKEKALSLGAPNYGLYMPKARNKEHGSNPKAKDNHNNGTTSLPETMKRKRLRATARNKAAASGELGSPAQLVLDASAAKCRRNSPIWFTLIASEDSFRKGGFPLPQISTPYLRIKDGKMPVSSIQKYLVKKLDLKSEAEVEILCRGQPVLPTQQLQNLVDLWFRTASTAKKVPASVGSSAKDFVMVLSYCRKVQTP
- the LOC103496108 gene encoding E3 ubiquitin protein ligase DRIP2-like isoform X3 — its product is MAGQVVRVKREILEACMTCPLCNKLLKEATTISLCLHTFCRKCIYDKLSDDEVDCCPVCDIDLGCLPVEKLRPDHNLQDIRAKIFPLKRRKICAPEISPLASLPVKRKERSLSSLVVNTPKVSMQSGGLTGRRSKNVGRTAAALRGCNFGTEEPLKKEEDSGKDHTTSSSSSEYLKSVRFRQRRQDSSMAEPSNSLRHEHLKNNVEAVEGKADLWTPLNCLVEAANRTKSTKLNFQGSSTAKLEPSNVADCDVDAQESKEKALSLGAPNYGLYMPKARNKEHGSNPKAKDNHNNGTTSLPETMKRKRLRATARNKAAASGELGSPAQLVLDASAAKCRRNSPIWFTLIASEDRDGKMPVSSIQKYLVKKLDLKSEAEVEILCRGQPVLPTQQLQNLVDLWFRTASTAKKVPASVGSSAKDFVMVLSYCRKVQTP
- the LOC103499571 gene encoding pathogenesis-related protein PR-4-like, whose product is METRSMVTFVMLLCSCLVMMSKAQSGSNVRATFNLYNAPQINWDLNAVSAFCSTWDANKPLEWRSQYGWTAFCGPIGPHGQDSCGLCLLVTNVQTGVQETVRIVDQCSNGGLDLDVGVFQSLDTDGNGNANGFLTVNYDFVNC
- the LOC103496108 gene encoding E3 ubiquitin protein ligase DRIP2-like isoform X2, whose protein sequence is MAGQVVRVKREILEACMTCPLCNKLLKEATTISLCLHTFCRKCIYDKLSDDEVDCCPVCDIDLGCLPVEKLRPDHNLQDIRAKIFPLKRRKICAPEISPLASLPVKRKERSLSSLVVNTPKVSMQSGGLTGRRSKNVGRTAAALRGCNFGTEEPLKKEEDSGKDHTTSSSSSEYLKSVRFRQRRQDSSMAEPSNSLRHEHLKNNVEAVEGKADLWTPLNCLVEAANRTKSTKLNFQGSSTAKLEPSNVADCDVDAQESKEKALSLGAPNYGLYMPKARNKEHGSNPKAKDNHNNGTTSLPETMKRKRLRATARNKAAASGELGSPAQLVLDASAAKCRRNSPIWFTLIASEDRKGGFPLPQISTPYLRIKDGKMPVSSIQKYLVKKLDLKSEAEVEILCRGQPVLPTQQLQNLVDLWFRTASTAKKVPASVGSSAKDFVMVLSYCRKVQTP
- the LOC103496108 gene encoding E3 ubiquitin protein ligase DRIP2-like isoform X4; protein product: MAGQVVRVKREILEACMTCPLCNKLLKEATTISLCLHTFCRKCIYDKLSDDEVDCCPVCDIDLGCLPVEKLRPDHNLQDIRAKIFPLKRRKICAPEISPLASLPVKRKERSLSSLVVNTPKVSMQSGGLTGRRSKNVGRTAAALRGCNFGTEEPLKKEEDSGKDHTTSSSSSEYLKSVRFRQRRQDSSMAEPSNSLRHEHLKNNVEAVEGKADLWTPLNCLVEAANRTKSTKLNFQGSSTAKLEPSNVADCDVDAQESKEKALSLGAPNYGLYMPKARNKEHGSNPKAKDNHNNGTTSLPETMKRKRLRATARNKAAASGELGSPAQLVLDASAAKCRRNSPIWFTLIASEDRWFSVASNINSVLENKGWENACFFHPKVSCKETRS
- the LOC103496108 gene encoding E3 ubiquitin protein ligase DRIP2-like isoform X1, producing the protein MAGQVVRVKREILEACMTCPLCNKLLKEATTISLCLHTFCRKCIYDKLSDDEVDCCPVCDIDLGCLPVEKLRPDHNLQDIRAKIFPLKRRKICAPEISPLASLPVKRKERSLSSLVVNTPKVSMQSGGLTGRRSKNVGRTAAALRGCNFGTEEPLKKEEDSGKDHTTSSSSSEYLKSVRFRQRRQDSSMAEPSNSLRHEHLKNNVEAVEGKADLWTPLNCLVEAANRTKSTKLNFQGSSTAKLEPSNVADCDVDAQESKEKALSLGAPNYGLYMPKARNKEHGSNPKAKDNHNNGTTSLPETMKRKRLRATARNKAAASGELGSPAQLVLDASAAKCRRNSPIWFTLIASEDSFRKGGFPLPQISTPYLRIKDGKMPVSSIQKYLVKKLDLKSEAEVEILCRGQPVLPTQQLQNLVDLWFRTASTAKKVPASVGSSAKDFVMVLSYCRKVQTP